One part of the Mytilus trossulus isolate FHL-02 chromosome 11, PNRI_Mtr1.1.1.hap1, whole genome shotgun sequence genome encodes these proteins:
- the LOC134689668 gene encoding neuralized-like protein 4 isoform X1: MDMENIRTLSGNSLFKNGKRMGSYSLNPDTVQVGDKLGIMKAPDSTLHFHLNGIDHGKAFSDLPKVVYGVVEICGDCCQVSIINKDCESRRSTENRAAELATEAGAQVAITKTHSFSGRPADWNVDAVCEFITSIPDCSPYAAKFRSEHIDGAALIELDKKDLKEFFYMPLGLAVKICSQLKKLEGKK; this comes from the exons ATGGATATGGAAAATATCAGGACATTAAG TGGTAattctttattcaaaaatgGAAAGAGAATGGGTTCATATTCCTTAAATCCAGATACAGTACAAGTCGGTGATAAACTTGGTATTATGAAAGCGCCAGACAGTACCCTACACTTTCACTTGAATGGTATTGACCATGGTAAAGCTTTTTCTGATTTACCTAAAG TTGTTTATGGTGTCGTTGAAATTTGCGgagattgttgccaagtttctATCATTAACAAAG ATTGTGAATCGAGGAGAAGCACAGAAAACAGAg CAGCTGAATTAGCTACAGAAGCAGGGGCACAGGTGGCAATCACAAAGACACATAGTTTCAGCGGGAGACCAGCAGATTGGAAT gtgGATGCCGTTTGTGAGTTCATCACGTCAATACCAGATTGCTCTCCATATGCGGCAAAATTCAGATCAGAGCATATTGACGGTGCCGCCTTGATAGAATTAGACAAAAAAGATctgaaagaatttttttatatgccTTTAGGTTTAGCCGTCAAAATATGTTCTCAATTGAAGAAGTTAGAGGGAAAGAAATAG
- the LOC134689668 gene encoding neuralized-like protein 4 isoform X2, which translates to MDMENIRTLSGNSLFKNGKRMGSYSLNPDTVQVGDKLGIMKAPDSTLHFHLNGIDHGKAFSDLPKVVYGVVEICGDCCQVSIINKDCESRRSTENRAELATEAGAQVAITKTHSFSGRPADWNVDAVCEFITSIPDCSPYAAKFRSEHIDGAALIELDKKDLKEFFYMPLGLAVKICSQLKKLEGKK; encoded by the exons ATGGATATGGAAAATATCAGGACATTAAG TGGTAattctttattcaaaaatgGAAAGAGAATGGGTTCATATTCCTTAAATCCAGATACAGTACAAGTCGGTGATAAACTTGGTATTATGAAAGCGCCAGACAGTACCCTACACTTTCACTTGAATGGTATTGACCATGGTAAAGCTTTTTCTGATTTACCTAAAG TTGTTTATGGTGTCGTTGAAATTTGCGgagattgttgccaagtttctATCATTAACAAAG ATTGTGAATCGAGGAGAAGCACAGAAAACAGAg CTGAATTAGCTACAGAAGCAGGGGCACAGGTGGCAATCACAAAGACACATAGTTTCAGCGGGAGACCAGCAGATTGGAAT gtgGATGCCGTTTGTGAGTTCATCACGTCAATACCAGATTGCTCTCCATATGCGGCAAAATTCAGATCAGAGCATATTGACGGTGCCGCCTTGATAGAATTAGACAAAAAAGATctgaaagaatttttttatatgccTTTAGGTTTAGCCGTCAAAATATGTTCTCAATTGAAGAAGTTAGAGGGAAAGAAATAG